DNA from Plectropomus leopardus isolate mb unplaced genomic scaffold, YSFRI_Pleo_2.0 unplaced_scaffold22409, whole genome shotgun sequence:
aaaaatgggtaaaaagaaaaattacctgacattgttgtctttttgcaccagaagatttttttcatgtcttcaaTGCATTCCCATTTTTCATTGGATCCAAGCAGCCCCTTAAGCTTGAGTTCAATGCCACTGAAGACACGGTGAGAAAAACAAGGGTCAACACAATACAAGATTAAACATTACGAATTTACATTTGGCCCAGAAATGTAGAGAATATGTCTATAGTGGCTTAACTTTTTTGTGTCCATCATATATAATATAGACCCACGTTATCAATTTTGTGTTATCTGCTTCAGTTGATTTGGACTTAGAGAAGCGGATTTCAGTTGGGAGCTCAGATGCATGTTCGAAATGGTTGATGTGGGGTAGCCCTTCAGCCATAATCCTCCatctaaaacaaataaacaaaaaaacaaagttactaAAAAGAAGTTAGACATAACTCCAGGTGAACTTCTGAGATCGTAACTGCAGCTCTATGTACATGTTGTACTATACACATCAAAACTTACTGGTACAAGCTCTTTTTATGTATCAGCTCTTTTTTCCGGTGGTCAGTCAACAGGGGGTGGTCCTCCTCAAAATCCTTCATGGCTGAGGTATGaaaacagtaacatttttactgacaaaactgacaaaataaattgtcaagaaaacaaataattatattttatttgggGAATTTGAGTCagacctctccctcctctcagcTCCACCAGTTCTCCCCTGGAGATCCATCTGTAACAGGGGAAAAGAATGGCTTCTCCTTCTGGAGTCGTCACCACGACTTTGGAGAAGTACCATTCATCTTCTGGGAGATACAAAAATGGATCTTTCTCCACCTTAACCAGGAGGAGTTTCCCCAGAGATAAACTGGTTTTCACGGTGTAGGTCCCGGTCTTgaaatgataattattaatataaaaataattcagtgaGGTATGTAATTATATGTAAATTTTGTG
Protein-coding regions in this window:
- the LOC121965931 gene encoding arachidonate 12-lipoxygenase, 12R-type-like, with the translated sequence TGTYTVKTSLSLGKLLLVKVEKDPFLYLPEDEWYFSKVVVTTPEGEAILFPCYRWISRGELVELRGGRAMKDFEEDHPLLTDHRKKELIHKKSLYQWRIMAEGLPHINHFEHASELPTEIRFSKSKSTEADNTKLITGIELKLKGLLGSNEKWECIEDMKKIFWCKKTTMSEYVSEHWKEDDFYGSQFLNGVNPNVIKRCSELPPNFPVTEEMVKPFLTEGSSLQKEMEKGNIFLYNQKRMDGIPPRVKNGEPLHVTAGLCLLYVNPENKFMPIAIQ